ATCTGGATATATATTAGCAGATATCATTGCTTTACAAATATCTATGAACTCTTGTTTTTTACCTACACAGAATTTAAATCCGATTGGCTTACCATGACAATTTAACCTAAGTAATTTAATGAATTCTATAAATTCAAATGCATTACTAAAAGCTGAATGCCCTGGAGGAGATAATATAGTAGTACCAACAGGTACTCCTCTAATAGAGGCTATTTCAGGGGTATTTTTTGCAGCTGGTAAAACACCTCCATGACCTGGTTTCGCTCCTTGAGAAATTTTAATCTCAATCATTTTTATATTCTCATGACTTGAAGTTTTGATAAATTTTTCAAGATTAAAAGTACCATCATCAGATCTACAACCAAAGTAACCTGTACCTATTTGATAGACTATATCTGCACCACCTTCCAAGTGATAAGGAGAAACACCACCTTCACCAGTATTATGATAAAAATTACCTTTTTTGGCACCTTTACTAAATGCAAGAACCGCACTTTTACTTAATGCTCCATAACTCATTGCTGAGATATTAAGTAATGAAGCACTATAAGGTTTTAAGCAGTTTTCACCTCCAATTTCAACTCTTGGTGAACTATGTAGTAATTTTGCTGGGTAAATACTATGGGGCATCCATTCATAGTCAGGTTGGTAAACATTTAACTCTGTTCCAAAAGGATGATTTTGATTAGTTAATTTTGCTCTTCCATAAATAATATTTCTTTGTAACCTTGTAAATGGAGTACCATTAGTATCACTCTCAATGAAATATTGTCTTATCTCAGGACCTAAACTTTCTAGTATATATCTTGCATGACCAATAATTGGGAAGTTTCTAGTAATAGAATGTTTAGTTTGAAAATAATCATACAAACCTAAAATTGCTAAAGGATAAATTACTATACCTAATATTATAAATATTGAATTTAAAAAAATTAAATATGAGGTAATTATTAGAATGATAATTACTATTAGAATGAAATATTTACGCATTTGTTTTACATTGAAATTTTAGTTAATACATAATATTAAAAAGATAAATTTATTTTGAACTTAATCTTAATTTTTG
Above is a window of Chlorobiota bacterium DNA encoding:
- a CDS encoding FMN-binding glutamate synthase family protein produces the protein MRKYFILIVIIILIITSYLIFLNSIFIILGIVIYPLAILGLYDYFQTKHSITRNFPIIGHARYILESLGPEIRQYFIESDTNGTPFTRLQRNIIYGRAKLTNQNHPFGTELNVYQPDYEWMPHSIYPAKLLHSSPRVEIGGENCLKPYSASLLNISAMSYGALSKSAVLAFSKGAKKGNFYHNTGEGGVSPYHLEGGADIVYQIGTGYFGCRSDDGTFNLEKFIKTSSHENIKMIEIKISQGAKPGHGGVLPAAKNTPEIASIRGVPVGTTILSPPGHSAFSNAFEFIEFIKLLRLNCHGKPIGFKFCVGKKQEFIDICKAMISANIYPDFITVDGGEGGTGAAPLEFSNSVGMPLEDGLVFVIDTLIGFDLKSKIKVIASGKIVSGFDMVKYMSIGADICNSARGMMMALGCIQALECDKNTCPTGLTTHNPHLMAGLVVEEKYIRVANFQNETLKCFMELIAAAGISDLTNLKRSLIHQRIDTHNFLTFEEIYPSVVSRSYLF